A stretch of DNA from Desulforegula conservatrix Mb1Pa:
GTGGCAACGGCCCATAAAATGATAGACTCTGGGGCCGACATAATAATGGGCCATCATCCGCATGTTGTTGCAAAGATGGAATATTACAAGGAAAAGCCCATTTTCTACAGCCTCGGCAACTTCATATTCACGACTTCAAATTATAGCGAAGCCAACAAAACCATTATGGCGAGGATTCTAATAAACAGTCAGAAAAAAATCGAGGAAGTCTCAGTCATTCCTGGCAAAATTATAGAAAGCTCACCAACCCCGATGGATGGGCCTGAAAAAGAGATGTTTGTGAAGAGGTTCATGGATGATGAAGCAGAAAAAAGCCCGGTTTCCATTGTTCGGACAAAAAAGAAGTCAGAGGGCTGATAAGAATAAAAGATGCCGGATCAAGTCCGGCATCTTTGAATTTCAGACAGTTCAGGATTCCGCCCCCGGTTTGCCCCCAATGTTGTTGAATTAACAATTATGGAATCCCAAAAGGCGTCGGCGTCATGCCGGGCTTGATCCGGCATCCAGTTTTTCCACCTACCTCTGGATGCCTGCCTGCGCCGGAATGACGGGAACCGGACTTTGCTATCTTGCCAATTTTTAATTTCCCGGCTTTTCAGGAATCTGAACCATCACAACTTCGCCTTTGGCGCAAACCAGATTGTCAGCAGATACTGTGATATTGACAATTACCTTGCGCTCCTTGATTTCAGTCACTTTTCCCCTTAACTCGATAACCTTGCCCATGGGTGTCGGCTTGATGAAATCAACTTTCAGGGAGGCTGTTACAAACCTTGAGGAAGGTTTCTCTCCCATTGAAAGGCCAAGCTCGCGGATTTTTGCGGCAGATGCTGTTCCTGCACCATGACAGTCTATAAGAGAGGCGATTAGTCCTCCATACATATTTCCGGGAAATCCTCCTGTAAAATGAGGCTCAGGAGTAAAAAGACAGACGCTTTCATCTCCATCCCAGTAGCTTTTGATCTGTAAGCCGTTTTCGTTCAGTCTGCCGCAACCGTAACAATGGGCAAATTCATCCGGATAATAGTCCTGAAAAGCTTTGGAAGTCATGGTTTCTCCTTTGTTATTATTCAATCAGACACGGGCGTTTTCCCTGTGCTTTATGAAGTTTACGAGGGGCAGATTAATTGGAGACAAGCCCGCCCGCCTTGACAGATCTGCCAGGCATTCGCGTATATATGGAAATATGATAGCAGGGCAGTTTACTTCCTTCAAGGTTTCAAGAAGCGCCGGATCAGGGTCTGAATCAAAAGAAAAATTGCCAACCGCCTTAACCTTGAAGCGGAACGGGATATGGGATTCGGCCCCTGGGGTTTCAGCAAGAACTGAAACGGCCAGAAGTTTTTCCTTTTCCAGATAATTACTTCCAACCTTCAGGTCAAAATTAAAGGCCAGATCGCCACTGCTTTTTCCTGAATGATCAAAGCCTTCATTGATCTCAAATACTATCAGGGGAAGCAGTATTTTTTTAATAGCCATTGCAGACATTCAGATATTCCTCGTTCAGATCCTGAAAAGATATTTCCGTTCTTACGTTGATTGACTTAGTCTGCCCATCAGCTTTGAACTGCTTGATTCTGGCAAAGTCATAGATATTGGAATCGCTGCCGGAAGAAAAGCCAATGTCCATGGAGTAAACGGTTTTTTCCACATGCCTTGGCTCGATTTTGATCTCTATCTCGCTTTCAAGAGCAAACGCAATACCGATGAGTCTTTTAAGTGTAAGGTTCGAGCCGTTTTTCAAAAGTTTTGTAACCGCAGCCCTGCTCACATTCAGCTTTTCGGCAAGTTCTGATCTTGAAATCTCTTTCTGTTCCATTATTTCAAGAATTCTCTCGGTTAAGACTATCTCAAGGGATTCCAGTTTGAATTCCAGGGTATCCCTCGCTTCATATAGCAAATCCTTGAACCAGTTTTCATTGTTCATATTTGCCGCTCCTTTGCTGCATATAGTAATCACGAAGGTTACAGGCCTTTTCCACGTCTTCTCTTCTTACCCTGTTTTGTTTTTTCTTTAAGCCATTTGTGAGAAGCATGAGATTTCCTGAGTCTAAAAAGCAGTATATTCTTATCTGGCCAGATTTGATGGCAAAGATGCCATCTCCTTCATGCCTGAATTTCTCAGTATTTTTCATGTCCCTTTTACCAAGTTCTTCAATAAGCCTAAGAAGGGAATTTCTTTCTGAGGCTTCAAGACCTTCGATAAAAGGCCTTATGGTGGATTTCCCGTTTTTTATAAGCTCGCAGATTGTTCTGCCTGGGCCTTCAAAAAGAATTTTGAAAAAATTTTGTGGGTTCATGGATAATTTGTTAACCTCTGAGTTAATCGATAGCAGCTAAGTAACAAATTTTCCATATTTTTTTCAAGGGATTAAAAAAAATATCAGAACACGCCCCTCAAAAGATAAACAGAAAGACAGATTCCCATCAAAGCTACGAAAATATTTACGGCAATTCCAAGGCCGCTCCAGTAAGATTCGGGAACTTCTGAGGGTTTCAGGGTTTTCAGCATAAGTCTGTACTGAAATGTGGAAGCCAGAGACGCCAGGGCGGAAATGACTATAAACGCGAGCCCTACCCAGAAGGATATCCCTCTCTGGAATTGTCCGCATTTTTCAGGAAACATCATTTCCACAAACATGCCGAATCTTTCAATCATAAAGCCAAACGCCATTAGAGCAAGACAGGTTCTGTTCCAGGCGAGAAGGGTTCTTTCTGCGGCAAAAAAAACGCGGGGGTCATTCAGTTCAGACATGTTGCTCCTTGCGGTTAGCTTATAAATCAGATTTACATATAAAAGCGGGGTCTTTTCATTTAAAGACCCCGCTTTATCTGGATTTAGCTTAATACCTCAATAATACTTTTTGCAAGCTTCTTCTCTGAATGCCCAAGTGCTTCAAAATCCAGAATAATTTCTGACACAAGTTTAAGGGCCTCTTCTCTTTCTTTTGAATCAGACGGAAGAAGATTCTTTAAAGAAGAAATTGCCATATCCCTGTCAGTTTGTAGAATTCTTGACTGTTCTACGAGCATTCTTCTGAAATTCACAGGCTTGATTCTTCTGAGAACAGGGTGAGTCATGATGATTCTTTCGCTGACGGCAAATTCGCTTCTGGAATAAACTCCGTCAGCTCCTATCATAGCGATCATTATCCTCAGGAAACCTTCCTCGAATCCGCCCTTGTCCATTAATGAGATCCAGTGCTTTCTGTCTTCGTCAATAAGCTTCTGCTGATCTTTGACGGTTGCACCAAAAACCTTTTTTGCGCCTTTTTTACCCATAAGGGCTTTTTTGACCCTTGGGTTTCCATAAATAATCCTGAAAAGAAGCTCATGCTTCTGATCCCTGAAATCTTTGTATAGATCGAGACTGGACTCAATCATCGAAGAAATCCAGCGTTCCATCATCACAAACATATTTTCCTCATCCGCCTGTACCCTGAACTGTCTTGCCATTGGCGCAAAAAGCCTCACTGGAAACATGAAAGGGTTTTTGTCGGCAAAAATATATCTTGAAAATCTCATGGGGCTGAGCTGTCTGAGGATTTCAGCGCTGATGTCGTTGGTAAAAGGCTTTACAAAAGGACTAATGAATATCCTGTAAAAGTTGTCGTTAAACTTGGATGCATACTGGACCGGAAGAAAATCGCTCTCCTCTTCAAATCCGTCATCAAGTTCAAGGATATCTTCAATCGTTCTTTCCTCGTAGCGTCCCACCATTCTGCCATCAGATGTTTCAAGCTCTTTCTCGTCAATCACCATCTCGTAGAGACCAGGAGGCAAAAATTCTATAAGGTCGATACTTCCTATGATTTCCTTATGTTCCTTCTTTGCCACACTTCCTGCCACAAAAATACCAAGATGGCCAATATGCGGATGGATCATGTATATTATGGTTTTTTTGAGTCTTTTGATTTCTTCTTCTGAACCATATACTTTCGCGATCCAGTTCAGCGCCTGCTGGGGCGGTGTAATATTATCGCCCTTTGAGGCAAAGACCACCACCGGGTTTTCAATGTTCTTGAGGTCAAGTTTTTTCTCGTCCATTACTATTGACCCACTTTCGAGTCTGTTCCCCATGAAAAGGCTGTCTACTATGAAGTGAATTTCTTCATATGTAAGGAGAAAAAAGCCGCCCCACCATTTTTCAAAATTGAGATAGCGTTCCTCTTCTGTATCAATACTCGCATAAAGGTTGTACTGCTTTGACCAATAAGTATTGGCCGGGTTGAGATCCTCCATGTTCGAGACAAGATTTGCGCCGTCAAAGACTCCATTGCCAAGATCGCTCAGGAATGAATTTATCCAGACGCCCCCAAGGAGTCCGCCTCTGTATCGCATCGGATTTGTGCCTTCTATGCCTGCCCAGTAGGAAAGCGGAGCTCCGTTCAGGATCAGAGGGCCAGCGATATCGGGCCTGTCTGCTGCAACAATGGCGGCAGCCCAGCCAGCCTGACAGTTGCCGATTATACTCGGAGGCGGAGATTTTGGATGCCTTCTGACCACCTCTTCTATGAATTTGATTTCAGCGTTTTTTACATCCACTAAAGTCTGTCCCGGCATTGGCTTTGTGTAAAACAGAATGAAATACACAGGTCTGCCTTCGGAAAGAGCTATGCCTATTTCAGAGTCGCGTTTAGAGCCTCCTATGCCGGGGCCATGCCCTGCACGGGGATCTATGATCACTATGGGCCTTGCCTTGGACGAAATGGCGCTAATCTGTCTTCTTGTGACACCATGCCTTCTGTCTTTAATTTTGATTACATCATGTTCGGGAGATCTTTTATCTATAATCTTCACGAGAGAATAGTTGACGGGTGTTTCCAGCTCCCTGCCATCCATGATCATTTCATAATCAAAAGTAAGAACCGGTGGCTGTCCCTGCTTGAG
This window harbors:
- a CDS encoding DUF3141 domain-containing protein, translated to MEPENPFINISGSPGIAGDAYEYCVDTMQRSLIFMDVMRKRGNTYLEHLKQGQPPVLTFDYEMIMDGRELETPVNYSLVKIIDKRSPEHDVIKIKDRRHGVTRRQISAISSKARPIVIIDPRAGHGPGIGGSKRDSEIGIALSEGRPVYFILFYTKPMPGQTLVDVKNAEIKFIEEVVRRHPKSPPPSIIGNCQAGWAAAIVAADRPDIAGPLILNGAPLSYWAGIEGTNPMRYRGGLLGGVWINSFLSDLGNGVFDGANLVSNMEDLNPANTYWSKQYNLYASIDTEEERYLNFEKWWGGFFLLTYEEIHFIVDSLFMGNRLESGSIVMDEKKLDLKNIENPVVVFASKGDNITPPQQALNWIAKVYGSEEEIKRLKKTIIYMIHPHIGHLGIFVAGSVAKKEHKEIIGSIDLIEFLPPGLYEMVIDEKELETSDGRMVGRYEERTIEDILELDDGFEEESDFLPVQYASKFNDNFYRIFISPFVKPFTNDISAEILRQLSPMRFSRYIFADKNPFMFPVRLFAPMARQFRVQADEENMFVMMERWISSMIESSLDLYKDFRDQKHELLFRIIYGNPRVKKALMGKKGAKKVFGATVKDQQKLIDEDRKHWISLMDKGGFEEGFLRIMIAMIGADGVYSRSEFAVSERIIMTHPVLRRIKPVNFRRMLVEQSRILQTDRDMAISSLKNLLPSDSKEREEALKLVSEIILDFEALGHSEKKLAKSIIEVLS
- a CDS encoding XRE family transcriptional regulator, with the protein product MNNENWFKDLLYEARDTLEFKLESLEIVLTERILEIMEQKEISRSELAEKLNVSRAAVTKLLKNGSNLTLKRLIGIAFALESEIEIKIEPRHVEKTVYSMDIGFSSGSDSNIYDFARIKQFKADGQTKSINVRTEISFQDLNEEYLNVCNGY
- a CDS encoding protein-export chaperone SecB yields the protein MSAMAIKKILLPLIVFEINEGFDHSGKSSGDLAFNFDLKVGSNYLEKEKLLAVSVLAETPGAESHIPFRFKVKAVGNFSFDSDPDPALLETLKEVNCPAIIFPYIRECLADLSRRAGLSPINLPLVNFIKHRENARV
- a CDS encoding type II toxin-antitoxin system RelE/ParE family toxin produces the protein MNPQNFFKILFEGPGRTICELIKNGKSTIRPFIEGLEASERNSLLRLIEELGKRDMKNTEKFRHEGDGIFAIKSGQIRIYCFLDSGNLMLLTNGLKKKQNRVRREDVEKACNLRDYYMQQRSGKYEQ
- a CDS encoding YidH family protein; protein product: MSELNDPRVFFAAERTLLAWNRTCLALMAFGFMIERFGMFVEMMFPEKCGQFQRGISFWVGLAFIVISALASLASTFQYRLMLKTLKPSEVPESYWSGLGIAVNIFVALMGICLSVYLLRGVF
- a CDS encoding PaaI family thioesterase, with the protein product MTSKAFQDYYPDEFAHCYGCGRLNENGLQIKSYWDGDESVCLFTPEPHFTGGFPGNMYGGLIASLIDCHGAGTASAAKIRELGLSMGEKPSSRFVTASLKVDFIKPTPMGKVIELRGKVTEIKERKVIVNITVSADNLVCAKGEVVMVQIPEKPGN